From the Synergistetes bacterium HGW-Synergistetes-1 genome, one window contains:
- a CDS encoding TIGR00303 family protein yields the protein MFILFISETDLSRENGLSAAGANAEALPFTAPADADMLYYDKPRVIDCIPIDPFGHPTPALVTKAAVLEGGLPVMNIRAGTSVAPVAPFKDLGAFPGKDPRIGAAVPDYLMISEKAAEAAIDLTGSGIKKFVLAESIPGGTTTALLLLRSLGYNGTVSSAGPVNPLPKKEEIWNAVASRLRIKVGGMKGMGLAAAAEVGDPMQIAVASFVSALPEDAEVILAGGTQMMAVAALLRDMKVTRPLLVATTKYVCQDSTSCFVEYAEKIGVEWYSAPLDFSASKFPGLADYEKGYVKEGVGMGGAVWYALGKGATIERITDRTEKLYAALTS from the coding sequence ATGTTTATATTATTTATCAGTGAGACAGACCTGTCCAGGGAGAACGGACTTTCTGCAGCGGGAGCCAATGCCGAGGCTCTTCCTTTTACCGCTCCGGCAGATGCGGATATGCTTTATTACGACAAGCCGAGGGTAATCGACTGCATCCCGATCGATCCGTTCGGTCATCCGACTCCGGCTCTTGTGACCAAAGCAGCAGTTCTGGAGGGAGGACTGCCGGTGATGAACATAAGGGCAGGTACATCTGTAGCTCCGGTGGCTCCCTTTAAGGATCTCGGTGCATTCCCCGGCAAGGATCCGAGAATTGGGGCTGCAGTACCCGACTACTTAATGATCTCTGAAAAAGCCGCAGAGGCGGCAATAGACCTTACCGGATCCGGCATAAAGAAGTTTGTGCTTGCCGAGTCCATTCCCGGAGGTACAACAACTGCCCTTCTTCTCCTGAGATCTCTTGGATACAACGGGACAGTTTCATCGGCAGGGCCGGTAAACCCGCTACCTAAAAAGGAAGAAATATGGAACGCAGTCGCCTCAAGGCTGAGGATCAAGGTGGGCGGAATGAAAGGCATGGGCCTGGCAGCAGCGGCAGAAGTCGGAGATCCGATGCAGATAGCAGTTGCTTCATTTGTATCTGCACTGCCTGAAGATGCAGAAGTGATATTGGCTGGAGGCACACAGATGATGGCAGTTGCAGCCCTCCTGCGGGACATGAAGGTCACGAGGCCTTTGCTTGTAGCTACAACTAAATATGTATGTCAGGACAGTACCAGCTGTTTTGTCGAATATGCAGAAAAAATTGGCGTCGAATGGTACTCGGCTCCCCTTGATTTTTCTGCATCAAAATTCCCGGGTCTTGCGGACTATGAAAAGGGATATGTAAAAGAAGGGGTCGGAATGGGAGGAGCAGTCTGGTATGCGCTCGGGAAAGGGGCAACGATCGAAAGGATCACAGATCGGACGGAGAAACTATACGCAGCCTTGACCTCATGA
- a CDS encoding EamA family transporter: MKDKTRSLIEIHIAVVLFGLSGLFARYVGQPAVIIALGRVFFASISMYLFFRYSGTDISLGSKRDYFTLAAAGLMLAVHWTTFFLSIQVSTVAIGVLTFSTFPLFITFLEPLIFGEKIKITDVICAFVMFAGVMIIVPEFHLSNNITLGIIWGMTCSLTYAALSLINRKFVKKYSGRLIAFYEQGTATLVLLPAFFIYRPVFTVTSIFLLVLLGVLFTAAAHSMFINGMKSIRAQTAGMIASLESVYGIAAAAVFLGEIPSFNEFAGGALILSAAIYSTLKASKAAE, from the coding sequence ATGAAAGATAAGACAAGAAGCCTCATAGAGATCCACATCGCGGTAGTCCTCTTCGGTCTTTCAGGCCTCTTTGCCAGGTATGTCGGACAGCCTGCCGTTATAATTGCGCTTGGCAGGGTCTTTTTTGCAAGCATCTCCATGTACCTCTTTTTCAGGTACAGTGGGACGGACATCAGCCTCGGATCAAAAAGGGATTACTTCACTCTGGCCGCGGCGGGCTTGATGCTGGCAGTCCACTGGACTACTTTCTTCCTTTCCATCCAGGTATCAACAGTGGCAATAGGTGTCCTTACATTTTCTACCTTTCCGCTTTTTATCACATTTCTTGAGCCGCTGATTTTTGGTGAAAAGATCAAAATTACTGACGTTATCTGCGCCTTCGTTATGTTTGCAGGGGTGATGATAATAGTTCCGGAATTTCATCTGAGCAATAACATCACACTGGGGATAATATGGGGAATGACATGCAGCCTTACCTACGCAGCGCTCTCATTGATAAACAGGAAATTTGTAAAAAAATACTCCGGAAGGCTTATCGCCTTTTACGAACAGGGGACTGCCACATTGGTCCTGCTTCCTGCTTTCTTTATATACAGGCCGGTCTTTACAGTGACAAGCATATTTCTCCTGGTCCTCCTCGGAGTCCTTTTCACCGCAGCCGCCCATTCGATGTTTATCAACGGGATGAAAAGCATAAGGGCACAGACAGCCGGGATGATAGCCAGTCTTGAATCTGTTTACGGAATAGCAGCGGCCGCGGTCTTCCTCGGTGAAATACCGTCCTTCAACGAGTTTGCAGGAGGGGCATTGATCTTATCTGCCGCCATCTATTCAACACTGAAGGCGTCAAAAGCGGCAGAATGA